One genomic region from Natrarchaeobius halalkaliphilus encodes:
- a CDS encoding Rid family detoxifying hydrolase has product MSDTHPIETDDAPSGDNPYSQGVRTDGTLYVSGYGPVDPKTDEPVDGDIRSQTEQVLENVAAVVAAAGGDGLTDVVKVTVYLTDLETYDRVNEAYGECFEDDPPARVCVEVSRLPGDVRVEMDAIASLD; this is encoded by the coding sequence ATGTCAGATACGCATCCTATCGAAACCGACGACGCACCGAGCGGCGACAACCCCTACTCTCAGGGAGTTCGGACCGACGGTACGCTCTACGTGTCCGGCTACGGACCGGTCGATCCCAAAACCGACGAGCCCGTCGACGGCGATATTCGATCTCAGACCGAGCAGGTCCTCGAGAACGTCGCCGCCGTCGTCGCGGCGGCCGGCGGTGACGGGCTGACGGACGTCGTCAAGGTAACCGTCTATCTCACCGACCTCGAGACGTACGATCGGGTTAACGAGGCCTACGGTGAGTGCTTCGAGGACGACCCACCGGCCCGCGTCTGCGTCGAGGTCTCGAGGCTTCCCGGAGACGTCCGCGTGGAAATGGACGCCATCGCCTCTCTCGATTAA
- a CDS encoding aspartate aminotransferase family protein has translation MTAGPPIAELHYEDAPNVDSVPGPNTRALLEKQREIDSSAVAYPEDIPIAFDEGKGATVRDADGNTFIDMFAGIGVLNVGHANPYVLEAVHEQADKFVHSVDFPTEARLELIEKLDEIAPDGLAGENRVVFGGPTGSDAIEASIKLAKYNTGGTGLVAFRGGYHGPTSGAMSLTSNKSFKEHYTPLLPDVVHAPYPHPFRQDKSPADAVDHALEEVQAILEDPYGGLANPAGIVVEPIQGEGGIVTPPEGFLQGLRDIADDNDVPLVFDEIQSGLGRTGEWWAADWAGVTPDIMTSAKALGGIGFPLSATIYHEDLDTWGPGDHAGTYRGHVVGMRAGTRAIEYIQEHDLLAHARDLGEYIRRRLREAPTDRLGDVRGTGLFIGAEFVDEDGEPGGDFVDAVQQYCFEHGVLVWTAGRHGNVLRFLPPLVLTHDLAETALDVVLEAIEHADGAV, from the coding sequence ATGACGGCAGGACCGCCGATAGCGGAACTCCACTACGAGGATGCACCGAACGTCGACTCCGTTCCCGGACCGAACACCCGAGCGCTGCTCGAGAAACAGCGCGAGATCGACAGCAGCGCCGTTGCCTATCCGGAGGACATTCCGATCGCGTTCGATGAGGGCAAGGGTGCGACCGTCCGGGACGCGGACGGCAACACGTTCATCGACATGTTCGCCGGTATCGGTGTTCTGAACGTCGGACACGCCAACCCATACGTTCTCGAGGCCGTTCACGAGCAGGCGGATAAGTTCGTCCACTCCGTGGACTTTCCGACCGAAGCCCGTCTCGAATTGATCGAGAAACTCGACGAGATCGCACCCGACGGACTCGCGGGCGAAAACCGCGTCGTCTTCGGCGGCCCGACCGGCAGCGACGCGATCGAGGCGTCCATCAAACTCGCGAAGTACAACACCGGCGGAACCGGCCTCGTCGCCTTCCGGGGCGGCTACCACGGCCCGACGTCGGGTGCGATGAGTCTCACCTCGAACAAGAGCTTCAAGGAACACTACACGCCGTTACTGCCCGACGTCGTCCACGCGCCGTACCCGCACCCGTTCCGACAGGATAAATCGCCCGCGGACGCCGTCGATCACGCACTCGAGGAAGTGCAGGCGATCCTCGAGGACCCCTACGGCGGGCTGGCCAATCCGGCCGGAATCGTCGTCGAGCCGATTCAGGGCGAGGGGGGAATCGTCACGCCACCGGAGGGCTTTCTGCAGGGACTTCGCGACATCGCGGACGACAACGACGTTCCGCTCGTCTTCGACGAGATCCAGAGCGGGCTCGGCCGCACCGGCGAGTGGTGGGCGGCGGATTGGGCGGGCGTCACGCCGGATATCATGACCTCCGCGAAGGCGCTCGGCGGTATTGGCTTTCCGCTCTCAGCGACAATCTATCACGAGGATCTCGACACCTGGGGACCGGGCGATCACGCCGGAACCTATCGCGGTCACGTCGTCGGCATGCGCGCGGGAACCCGGGCCATCGAGTACATCCAGGAACACGACCTGCTCGCTCACGCCCGGGATCTCGGTGAGTACATCCGGCGGCGACTCCGGGAGGCACCCACCGACCGGCTGGGCGACGTTCGCGGAACCGGCCTGTTCATCGGTGCCGAGTTCGTCGACGAGGACGGCGAACCGGGCGGTGACTTCGTCGACGCCGTCCAACAGTATTGCTTCGAGCACGGCGTCCTCGTCTGGACCGCCGGCCGTCACGGCAACGTCCTTCGATTCCTCCCTCCGCTCGTGCTCACCCACGACCTCGCGGAGACGGCTCTGGACGTCGTCCTCGAGGCGATCGAGCACGCTGACGGTGCGGTATAA
- a CDS encoding DUF502 domain-containing protein translates to MASWKRDFASGLIVLGPILITLYVIYWIYGLVAGVTPGLILEAEALEPFVPGDSDQAQQTRVQLAQFLRVVVTLTVFTILTLSVGYLMRTTVGGLVERLVDNVANRVPVMRVVYNASKMAAETAFGEQESLQTPVKLEVWEGLRMTAFKTGKVTEDGREVLFLPTSPNITTGFVIEVESDRVEELDEDVEDALTRVLSAGFGDADRQRGMDAGVSIDVIDEATAGTKSEKADADDD, encoded by the coding sequence ATGGCATCGTGGAAGCGGGATTTCGCCAGCGGGCTGATCGTCCTCGGCCCGATTCTCATTACTCTCTACGTCATCTACTGGATCTACGGGCTCGTCGCCGGAGTCACGCCAGGGCTGATCCTCGAGGCCGAAGCGCTCGAGCCGTTCGTTCCGGGCGACAGCGACCAGGCCCAACAGACCCGCGTACAGCTCGCGCAGTTCCTCCGGGTCGTCGTCACGCTGACCGTCTTTACGATCCTCACGCTCTCGGTCGGTTACCTCATGCGGACGACGGTCGGCGGCCTGGTCGAACGGCTGGTCGACAACGTCGCGAACCGCGTTCCCGTGATGCGGGTGGTCTACAACGCCTCCAAGATGGCCGCCGAAACCGCCTTCGGTGAACAGGAATCGCTCCAGACGCCCGTCAAACTCGAGGTCTGGGAGGGGCTTCGGATGACGGCGTTCAAAACGGGGAAAGTCACGGAGGACGGCCGGGAGGTTCTGTTCTTACCGACGTCACCGAATATCACGACGGGGTTCGTCATCGAAGTGGAGTCGGACCGGGTCGAAGAGCTGGATGAAGACGTCGAAGACGCACTCACGCGCGTCCTGAGCGCCGGGTTCGGCGACGCGGACAGACAGCGTGGAATGGACGCGGGCGTCTCCATCGACGTCATCGACGAGGCGACCGCCGGAACGAAAAGCGAGAAGGCGGACGCCGACGACGACTGA
- a CDS encoding branched-chain amino acid transaminase encodes MGFDEMDVDTIWMDGEFVDWDDAQVHVLTHGLHYGSGVFEGARCYDTEQGPAIFRWEEHLERLYQSAKPYEMEIDHTMAELTDATLELIHRQELPSCYIRPIAFYGYNSLGVSPADCPTKTVIAVWPWGAYLGEEALEQGIDVMISSWRKHASSQIPTNAKTTGLYVNSMLAGEEARRNGYAEAIVLNKEGNVAEGPGENIFLVRDGEIYTPGLSESILDGITRDTVITLAEDLGYTVHDNVSISRGELNTADELFFTGSAAEVTPIRKINNVVIGDGSRGPITEDVQSRFFEVVERQTDEYDEWFTYV; translated from the coding sequence ATGGGATTCGACGAGATGGACGTCGACACGATCTGGATGGACGGCGAGTTCGTCGACTGGGACGACGCGCAGGTCCACGTTCTCACACACGGACTACACTACGGAAGCGGCGTCTTCGAAGGTGCACGCTGTTACGACACCGAGCAGGGCCCTGCGATCTTCCGCTGGGAAGAACACCTAGAGCGGCTCTACCAGTCGGCAAAGCCCTACGAGATGGAGATCGATCACACCATGGCAGAGCTCACCGACGCCACGCTCGAGCTCATCCACCGCCAGGAGCTCCCCTCGTGTTACATCCGGCCGATCGCGTTCTACGGCTACAACAGCCTCGGCGTGAGTCCCGCCGACTGTCCGACGAAAACCGTGATCGCCGTCTGGCCGTGGGGCGCGTACCTCGGTGAGGAGGCCTTAGAGCAGGGGATCGACGTGATGATCTCCTCGTGGCGCAAGCACGCCTCGAGCCAGATTCCGACGAACGCGAAGACGACGGGGCTCTACGTCAACAGCATGCTCGCGGGCGAGGAAGCTCGTCGGAACGGCTACGCCGAGGCGATCGTGTTGAACAAGGAGGGCAACGTCGCGGAGGGTCCCGGCGAGAACATCTTTCTCGTGCGCGACGGCGAGATCTACACCCCCGGTCTCTCCGAATCGATCCTCGACGGCATCACGCGCGACACCGTGATCACGCTCGCTGAAGATCTCGGCTATACGGTTCACGACAACGTGTCTATCTCTCGAGGAGAACTCAACACGGCCGACGAGTTGTTCTTTACCGGCTCCGCCGCGGAGGTGACGCCGATTCGCAAGATCAATAACGTCGTCATCGGTGACGGCTCTCGCGGACCGATCACCGAAGACGTTCAGTCACGCTTTTTCGAGGTCGTCGAGCGCCAGACCGACGAGTACGACGAGTGGTTCACCTACGTCTAG
- a CDS encoding copper resistance protein CopC: MTARAPRSTDRRPETPTRSRAVRLAFWLVLIVAAAGLVLGALATPVDAHAYLSDSDPSNAEQLEDRPEQVTLSFSGDGVQVADVTVTNPDGEVVSGESEIDPDDTRTVRIPLEETADGSDGMYSVDWEVLADDGHTTSGSFFFSVGDEPLDRDAVLEAYEDGTDEPDEEIPPIETIAKGLVLVALVALVGAPVTAAVAVYPPVGRTGPDTRSVDRCLSRLLVGATLLLVGAVIALGLARAASLGRLSAETLAQYAETPLGRAWLVQIVLVSLLGGVLAVRRLGILSRRLWLAGVVLGSIAVAGSVSWTSHSATAIDRLRGVIVDFGHIAGAGLWIGGLLVLAVVVPAALRRTDPAARSAVAAGVVRRYSFLALAGATLAGATGLLLAAWHVPTLSALSETLYGVSLSAKTLLVLLALGLGGLTRFALLRRLESEPGDRNERSNGSDRDEPSDDSVSTFVRAVRLEVALLVVVVLLSGLLTSVPTAAVVGGGGDDGPGVASIEREGDPTVELFAIPAETAETADDDRLLVSEGDPIVFEVGFSSESTAGEDTGDRIASERTVRILATAVDGDTTIEFELEETADGTYATVQTLPEDGPWELRVTGSPDGSFLSEWFDATVVPAESADHDHDDHDHGDGHGHDDHETDPDSPFAVFLQFGAVAVAVVGSVAVAVEATRFGRSD; encoded by the coding sequence ATGACCGCGCGTGCGCCTCGATCGACGGATCGTCGCCCCGAGACGCCCACCCGGTCCCGAGCGGTACGACTGGCGTTTTGGCTCGTTCTCATCGTCGCTGCTGCCGGACTCGTCCTCGGCGCGCTCGCGACGCCGGTCGACGCACACGCCTATCTGAGCGACTCGGATCCGTCGAACGCCGAACAACTCGAGGACCGTCCCGAGCAGGTTACGCTCTCGTTCTCCGGTGATGGGGTACAGGTCGCCGACGTGACCGTCACGAATCCCGACGGCGAGGTCGTCAGCGGTGAGTCAGAGATCGATCCCGACGACACACGAACCGTCCGGATTCCGCTGGAGGAGACGGCCGACGGAAGCGACGGCATGTACAGCGTCGACTGGGAGGTGCTTGCCGACGACGGTCACACGACGAGCGGGTCCTTTTTCTTCAGCGTCGGAGACGAACCGCTCGACAGAGACGCGGTTCTCGAGGCGTACGAGGACGGAACCGACGAACCCGACGAGGAAATCCCACCGATCGAAACGATCGCCAAGGGGCTGGTGCTCGTCGCACTCGTTGCACTCGTCGGCGCGCCGGTGACGGCCGCAGTCGCCGTTTATCCGCCCGTGGGTCGTACCGGTCCGGACACGCGGTCGGTCGACAGGTGCCTGAGTCGACTGCTCGTCGGTGCGACTCTCCTCCTCGTCGGTGCGGTCATCGCGCTCGGCCTGGCCCGAGCAGCGTCGCTCGGGCGGCTCTCGGCCGAGACACTGGCCCAGTACGCAGAGACCCCGCTCGGGCGCGCGTGGCTCGTCCAGATTGTCCTCGTTTCGCTTCTCGGCGGCGTTCTCGCCGTCCGCCGTCTGGGTATTCTCTCCCGCCGGCTCTGGCTGGCTGGGGTCGTTCTTGGATCGATCGCCGTCGCCGGTAGCGTGAGCTGGACCAGTCACTCCGCGACCGCGATCGACCGACTTCGGGGCGTCATCGTCGACTTCGGCCACATCGCCGGGGCCGGTCTCTGGATCGGCGGCTTGCTCGTCCTCGCGGTCGTCGTTCCGGCCGCACTCCGTCGGACCGATCCGGCAGCGCGATCCGCGGTCGCAGCCGGCGTCGTCCGCCGGTACTCGTTTCTCGCACTCGCCGGGGCTACGCTCGCCGGCGCGACCGGCCTCCTTCTCGCGGCCTGGCACGTGCCCACGCTGTCGGCCCTCTCCGAGACGCTCTACGGTGTGTCGCTCTCCGCGAAGACGCTACTGGTCTTGCTGGCGCTCGGCCTCGGCGGGCTCACCCGGTTCGCCCTCCTGCGCCGTCTCGAGTCTGAGCCGGGAGATCGAAATGAGCGGTCCAACGGTAGTGACCGAGACGAGCCGTCCGACGACTCGGTCTCGACGTTCGTCCGTGCGGTCCGTCTCGAGGTCGCCCTCCTCGTCGTGGTTGTGCTTCTCTCCGGACTGCTCACGTCCGTTCCGACGGCCGCAGTAGTCGGGGGCGGAGGCGACGACGGGCCCGGAGTCGCGTCGATCGAACGCGAGGGCGACCCGACCGTCGAACTGTTCGCGATCCCGGCCGAAACGGCGGAAACGGCCGACGATGACCGCTTGCTCGTCAGTGAGGGTGATCCGATCGTTTTCGAAGTCGGCTTCTCGAGTGAGTCCACAGCCGGCGAAGACACCGGCGATCGGATCGCTTCCGAGCGGACGGTTCGGATACTCGCGACCGCCGTCGACGGTGACACGACGATCGAGTTCGAACTCGAGGAAACCGCGGACGGGACGTACGCGACGGTCCAGACGCTGCCCGAAGACGGCCCGTGGGAGCTTCGGGTGACGGGTTCGCCCGACGGAAGCTTCCTCAGCGAGTGGTTCGATGCGACGGTCGTTCCGGCCGAAAGCGCCGATCACGACCACGACGACCACGATCACGGCGATGGTCACGGCCACGACGATCACGAGACGGACCCCGATTCACCGTTCGCCGTGTTCCTCCAGTTCGGTGCCGTCGCGGTGGCGGTCGTTGGCTCCGTCGCCGTCGCCGTCGAGGCTACTCGTTTCGGTCGGTCCGACTGA
- a CDS encoding winged helix-turn-helix transcriptional regulator, whose translation MNDTRGQIRAHVRANAGIHFNELVRESEFAPGQIQYHVRRLIDDDDLVRREFYGRTHYYPPTYDEWERAALALFRRETAREIVVYLLESPSSDPGSISADLGIARSTLEYHLERLVGQEIVEKSYDDRNRVSLRLVAPERTATLLSVVEPTVPDRLVDRFTRLVDSVLESSPDPD comes from the coding sequence ATGAACGACACTCGAGGACAGATCAGAGCTCACGTCCGGGCGAACGCCGGCATTCACTTCAACGAACTGGTCAGGGAGTCGGAGTTCGCACCGGGACAGATTCAGTATCACGTCCGTCGATTGATCGACGACGACGATCTCGTGCGGCGCGAGTTCTACGGACGAACGCACTACTATCCGCCGACGTACGACGAGTGGGAACGAGCCGCACTCGCGTTGTTTCGCCGTGAAACCGCTCGCGAAATCGTGGTTTACTTGCTCGAGTCACCCTCGAGCGACCCCGGATCGATCTCCGCCGACCTCGGTATCGCTCGCAGCACGCTCGAGTACCACCTCGAGCGACTGGTCGGACAGGAAATCGTCGAAAAATCGTACGACGACCGAAATCGCGTCTCGCTCCGGCTCGTGGCCCCCGAACGAACGGCGACGCTGTTGTCCGTCGTCGAGCCGACCGTTCCCGATCGGTTGGTCGATCGATTTACCCGACTCGTCGACAGCGTTCTCGAGAGCAGTCCGGATCCCGACTGA
- a CDS encoding DUF7503 family protein, with product MSDKDSMKDYLAKHPRMIGVLFTMFVLLSQAGTAAAGINSQMGP from the coding sequence ATGTCCGACAAAGACAGCATGAAAGATTACCTCGCAAAGCACCCACGAATGATCGGCGTCCTGTTCACCATGTTCGTCCTGCTCAGTCAGGCGGGCACGGCGGCGGCAGGAATCAACAGTCAGATGGGACCGTGA
- a CDS encoding Cdc6/Cdc18 family protein: MNLHERIARRRSAHKGQGIVVDHDHLSPVVHRPEPVGRGPVLEQLLDALEPVFDGDLPSPVAVVGPPGSGTSAIVVALFDAMNDRLGESSQSIRTTTRAGSTEPTTWFVYVDARRVQSEFAFYRAVLSVLSSESVPESGIGTGALHDRLRDRLARHDRQAVVAIDHHHEPETLEYERVCELLEPVDSSVSTVAVGSAAPTDWAGTTVSVPPYRHHELVDVITDRTSTALAPGVIDHESLRDLAMWADGNAHDALAALFEAAAYARQDESDRIDHQHLERAKADVPEDGVHVDRALALSETRQQVLSHLVSLESDGQPIRDVAEEIATHSSLTAGTVKRFLYELADRGVIERVPLPANGTGRRPSAIEARFPPITFQSLSSTTDVDLS, encoded by the coding sequence ATGAACTTACACGAACGAATCGCTCGACGGCGGTCCGCCCACAAGGGACAGGGAATCGTCGTCGACCACGATCACCTCAGCCCCGTCGTCCACCGGCCGGAACCGGTTGGCCGCGGCCCCGTTCTCGAGCAGTTGCTCGATGCCCTCGAACCGGTGTTCGACGGTGACCTGCCCTCGCCCGTCGCGGTGGTCGGTCCCCCCGGTTCGGGCACGTCGGCTATCGTCGTCGCCCTCTTCGATGCGATGAACGACCGCCTCGGTGAATCGAGTCAGTCGATCCGGACGACGACGCGAGCGGGCAGTACCGAACCGACGACGTGGTTCGTCTACGTCGATGCTCGCCGCGTCCAGAGCGAGTTCGCGTTCTACCGGGCCGTGCTCTCGGTACTCTCATCGGAATCCGTTCCCGAGAGCGGTATCGGAACCGGAGCGCTTCACGATCGGCTTCGAGACCGTCTCGCTCGTCACGATCGCCAGGCTGTCGTCGCGATCGACCACCACCACGAGCCGGAGACGCTCGAGTACGAGCGAGTCTGCGAGTTGCTCGAACCCGTCGACTCGAGCGTCTCCACCGTGGCCGTTGGAAGCGCTGCGCCGACTGACTGGGCCGGCACGACGGTTTCCGTCCCGCCCTATCGACATCACGAACTCGTCGACGTCATTACGGACCGAACGTCGACCGCTCTCGCGCCGGGCGTCATCGATCACGAGTCCCTGAGAGATCTGGCGATGTGGGCCGACGGAAACGCACACGACGCGCTCGCGGCGCTGTTCGAGGCGGCGGCCTACGCCCGTCAGGACGAAAGCGACCGGATCGACCACCAGCACCTAGAGCGCGCCAAAGCGGACGTTCCCGAAGACGGGGTTCACGTCGACCGAGCTCTCGCCCTCTCGGAGACGCGCCAGCAAGTCCTCTCGCACCTCGTCTCTCTCGAGTCGGACGGACAGCCGATTCGCGACGTCGCCGAAGAGATCGCGACTCATTCGTCGCTGACGGCGGGAACGGTCAAGCGGTTCCTCTACGAACTCGCTGACAGGGGCGTGATCGAGCGGGTTCCGTTACCCGCGAACGGAACCGGCCGTCGGCCCAGTGCGATCGAAGCCCGGTTCCCGCCGATCACGTTCCAGTCGCTCTCCTCGACGACCGATGTGGACCTCTCCTGA